In Corynebacterium nuruki S6-4, the following proteins share a genomic window:
- a CDS encoding amino acid-binding ACT domain protein codes for MRVRLPDIPGTLGLIAATLGAIDADIRTVDVVEHDPDGSVVDDIVVDLPSGRLADALISAAQEVDGVYVDSLRPFSGSVDRRGQVSLIASVARRRHRRDESLTSLLEKLPKTMSVQWAVVLESVTDADGVVGVHRVAASSSAPEDDGRTLPETPVTEARTLTDADSWVPDSWKVMDSALAATPLDGTDLILVIGRPGGPDFLLTEIGHLGEMGQILGALLS; via the coding sequence ATGCGTGTCCGTCTCCCCGACATTCCCGGCACCCTCGGCCTCATCGCCGCGACGCTGGGCGCGATCGACGCCGACATCAGGACAGTCGACGTCGTCGAACATGACCCCGACGGTTCCGTGGTCGACGACATCGTCGTCGACCTGCCTTCGGGCCGGTTGGCGGACGCCCTCATCAGTGCGGCCCAGGAGGTCGACGGCGTCTACGTCGATTCGCTCCGTCCCTTCTCCGGCTCCGTCGACCGCCGCGGCCAGGTCAGCCTCATCGCCTCGGTCGCCCGGCGCCGTCACCGGCGCGACGAGAGCCTGACCTCGCTGCTCGAGAAGCTGCCCAAGACGATGTCGGTGCAGTGGGCGGTCGTACTCGAATCCGTCACGGACGCCGACGGTGTCGTCGGGGTGCACCGGGTCGCGGCCTCATCCTCCGCGCCGGAGGACGACGGCAGGACGCTGCCGGAGACCCCCGTCACCGAGGCCAGGACCCTCACCGACGCGGATTCCTGGGTCCCCGACAGCTGGAAGGTCATGGATTCGGCGCTGGCCGCCACACCGCTCGACGGCACGGACCTCATCCTCGTCATCGGACGCCCCGGCGGGCCCGATTTCCTGCTCACCGAGATCGGACACCTCGGCGAGATGGGTCAGATCCTCGGCGCACTGCTGAGCTGA
- a CDS encoding ATP-dependent 6-phosphofructokinase, protein MRIATLTSGGDCPGLNAVIRSVVRTAAGAGATVVGYEDGWQGLVGDRRRQLYDDEEIDRILTRGGTVLGTGRMKTADFTAAVDTVKENLADAGIDALIAIGGEGTLKGARWLHDNGVPVVGVPKTIDNDVNATDYTFGFDSAVAVATDAIDRLHTTAESHNRVMIVQVMGRHVGWIALHAGMAGGAHDILIPEHPFDIEGVCKRMARRFQLGEKYGIIVVAEGAMPEEGTLEMPEREVDQFGHQKFDDIGSVIAREIENRLDTDVRSTVLGHIQRGGTPTAFDRVLATRYGVHATKAALRGDFGKVVALHGEDIELVTFDEAVGTLKQVPDLRWESALALLG, encoded by the coding sequence ATGCGTATCGCGACTCTCACCAGCGGCGGCGACTGCCCCGGGCTCAATGCGGTGATCCGGAGCGTCGTCCGCACCGCGGCCGGGGCCGGGGCCACCGTCGTCGGCTACGAGGACGGCTGGCAGGGCCTGGTCGGGGACCGGCGCCGGCAGCTCTACGACGACGAGGAGATCGACCGGATCCTCACCCGCGGCGGCACGGTCCTGGGCACCGGACGGATGAAGACCGCCGACTTCACCGCGGCCGTCGACACGGTCAAGGAGAACCTCGCGGACGCCGGCATCGACGCGCTCATCGCCATCGGCGGGGAGGGGACGCTCAAGGGCGCCCGCTGGCTCCACGACAACGGGGTGCCGGTGGTCGGGGTGCCCAAGACCATCGACAACGACGTCAACGCCACCGACTACACCTTCGGTTTCGATTCCGCGGTCGCCGTCGCCACCGACGCGATCGACCGGCTCCACACCACCGCCGAATCCCACAACCGGGTGATGATCGTCCAGGTGATGGGACGCCACGTCGGCTGGATCGCGCTGCACGCCGGGATGGCCGGCGGTGCCCACGACATCCTCATCCCCGAGCACCCCTTCGACATCGAAGGCGTGTGCAAGCGGATGGCCCGCCGGTTCCAGCTGGGGGAGAAGTACGGGATCATCGTCGTCGCCGAGGGGGCGATGCCCGAGGAGGGGACGCTGGAGATGCCGGAGCGGGAGGTCGACCAGTTCGGCCACCAGAAGTTCGACGACATCGGGTCCGTCATCGCCCGGGAGATCGAGAACCGGTTGGATACCGACGTCCGGTCGACAGTGCTCGGGCACATCCAGCGCGGCGGGACGCCGACCGCCTTCGACCGGGTGCTCGCCACCCGCTACGGGGTGCATGCGACGAAGGCGGCGCTGCGCGGGGACTTCGGGAAGGTCGTCGCCCTGCACGGTGAGGACATCGAACTGGTCACCTTCGATGAGGCGGTCGGGACCCTGAAGCAGGTCCCGGATCTGCGGTGGGAGAGTGCGCTGGCCCTGCTGGGCTGA
- the gatA gene encoding Asp-tRNA(Asn)/Glu-tRNA(Gln) amidotransferase subunit GatA: MTDTVQTALVGERTDADLTTWTAAELAEKIHSREISSVDATRAHLDRIAAVDGDVHAFLHVGEDAALAAAEQVDKDIAAGTVASPLAGVPLALKDVFVTTDAPTTCASKILEGYMSPYDATVTTKLRAAGIPILGKTNMDEFAMGSSTENSAYGPTHNPWDLTRTAGGSGGGSSASLAAGMAPLAIGTDTGGSIRQPAALTNTVGVKPTYGSVSRYGLVACASSLDQGGPTGRTVLDTALLHEIIAGHDRFDATSSQRPVAPVVAAAKEGANGDLTGVTVGVVKQLEAVRGLQPGVEESYKASLEQLKSQGATIVEVDCPSFDYALNAYYLILPCEVSSNLARFDGMRYGQRRGDDGHHSADEVMAITRAEGFGPEVKRRIILGTYALSVGYYDAYYIQAQRVRNLIAQDFAKAYEKVDVLVSPVTPSTAFALGEKADDPLAMYLFDLCTLPLNLAGVCGMSVPAPLAKDTGLPVGLQIMGPAHGDDRLYKVGAAFEAGRK; encoded by the coding sequence ATGACTGACACTGTGCAGACCGCCCTCGTCGGGGAGCGCACCGATGCGGACCTGACCACCTGGACCGCCGCCGAGCTCGCGGAGAAGATCCACTCCCGCGAGATCAGCTCGGTGGACGCCACCCGCGCCCACCTGGACCGCATCGCCGCCGTCGACGGCGACGTCCACGCATTCCTCCACGTCGGGGAGGACGCCGCCCTCGCCGCCGCTGAACAGGTCGACAAGGACATCGCCGCCGGGACCGTGGCCTCGCCGCTGGCGGGTGTGCCGCTGGCGCTCAAGGACGTCTTCGTGACGACCGACGCACCGACGACCTGTGCCTCGAAGATCCTCGAGGGGTACATGAGCCCCTACGACGCGACGGTGACCACGAAGCTGCGTGCCGCCGGCATCCCGATCCTCGGCAAGACCAACATGGACGAGTTCGCCATGGGGTCCTCCACCGAGAACTCGGCCTACGGCCCCACCCACAACCCGTGGGACCTGACCCGGACCGCGGGCGGCTCCGGCGGCGGCTCCTCCGCCTCACTGGCCGCGGGCATGGCGCCGCTGGCCATCGGCACCGACACCGGCGGGTCGATCCGCCAGCCCGCCGCACTGACCAACACCGTCGGCGTGAAGCCGACCTACGGGTCGGTCTCCCGCTACGGACTCGTCGCCTGCGCGTCCTCGCTCGACCAGGGCGGTCCGACCGGCCGCACCGTGCTGGACACGGCGCTGCTCCACGAGATCATCGCCGGCCACGACCGGTTCGACGCGACGAGCTCGCAGCGTCCGGTCGCCCCCGTCGTCGCCGCGGCGAAGGAGGGCGCGAACGGCGACCTCACCGGCGTGACCGTCGGTGTGGTCAAGCAGCTGGAGGCCGTCCGCGGCCTGCAGCCCGGCGTGGAGGAGAGCTACAAGGCCTCCCTGGAGCAGCTGAAGAGCCAGGGTGCGACGATCGTCGAGGTCGACTGCCCGAGCTTCGACTACGCGCTGAACGCCTACTACCTCATCCTGCCCTGTGAGGTCAGCTCCAACCTGGCCCGGTTCGACGGCATGCGCTACGGCCAGCGCCGGGGCGACGACGGCCACCACTCCGCCGACGAGGTCATGGCCATCACCCGCGCCGAGGGCTTCGGCCCGGAGGTCAAGCGCCGCATCATCCTGGGCACCTACGCCCTGTCGGTGGGCTACTACGACGCCTACTACATCCAGGCGCAGCGGGTCCGTAACCTCATCGCGCAGGACTTCGCGAAGGCCTACGAGAAGGTCGACGTGCTGGTCTCCCCGGTGACCCCGTCCACGGCGTTCGCGCTGGGGGAGAAGGCGGACGATCCGCTGGCGATGTACCTGTTCGACCTGTGCACCCTGCCGCTGAACCTGGCCGGGGTGTGCGGCATGTCCGTGCCGGCCCCGCTGGCGAAGGACACCGGCCTGCCGGTCGGTCTGCAGATCATGGGCCCGGCCCACGGCGATGACCGGCTGTACAAGGTCGGCGCCGCCTTCGAGGCCGGCCGGAAGTAG
- a CDS encoding TetR/AcrR family transcriptional regulator: MDSLHSGRPHPDRQDRQARHTRGRRATFTADDIVDAALDLGIGTFALADVAARLGVGTPALYRLFPHREAVLDACLARIATEFRTPDPGTGWQGVLRLWGTECWDACERHPGLAPIVYSHPAAARLLIVPATTPCLDAATAAGLPRLRAGFGLDFVCGVAFSTHATLSMMSAARLQAGDAPGPVVGVSDPATARRLVEEKIDIVVRGLAHDWGTPAVP; the protein is encoded by the coding sequence ATGGACAGCCTCCACTCCGGTAGGCCGCACCCGGACCGGCAGGACCGGCAGGCCCGGCACACCAGGGGCCGCCGCGCCACCTTCACTGCCGACGACATCGTCGACGCCGCGCTCGACCTCGGTATCGGCACCTTCGCACTCGCCGACGTCGCCGCCCGCCTCGGCGTCGGCACGCCGGCACTCTACCGGCTGTTCCCGCACCGGGAGGCGGTGCTCGACGCCTGCCTGGCCCGCATCGCCACCGAGTTCCGCACACCCGACCCCGGCACCGGGTGGCAGGGCGTCCTCCGGCTCTGGGGCACCGAATGCTGGGACGCCTGCGAGCGCCATCCCGGCCTGGCGCCGATCGTCTACAGCCACCCGGCGGCGGCGCGGCTGCTCATCGTGCCGGCGACCACGCCCTGTCTGGACGCCGCGACGGCCGCGGGGCTCCCCCGCCTGCGTGCCGGATTCGGACTCGACTTCGTCTGCGGGGTCGCGTTCAGCACCCATGCCACCCTGTCGATGATGTCCGCTGCCCGCCTGCAGGCGGGGGACGCCCCCGGACCCGTCGTGGGGGTCAGCGACCCCGCGACCGCCCGTCGGCTGGTCGAGGAGAAGATCGACATCGTCGTGCGCGGGCTCGCCCACGACTGGGGCACCCCCGCTGTGCCCTGA
- the gatC gene encoding Asp-tRNA(Asn)/Glu-tRNA(Gln) amidotransferase subunit GatC translates to MPEISRDEVAHLATLSRLALTEEELTHYADQIDDIVATVAAIQEVDTDGVTPLSHPTQNVDGAVSVMREDVPESLLTAEQALDQAPKQDQDRFQVPRILGE, encoded by the coding sequence GTGCCCGAGATCTCCCGCGACGAGGTCGCCCACCTCGCGACGCTCTCCCGACTCGCGCTGACCGAGGAGGAACTCACGCACTACGCCGACCAGATCGACGACATCGTCGCCACGGTCGCCGCCATCCAGGAGGTGGACACCGACGGGGTCACCCCGCTGAGCCACCCCACCCAGAACGTCGACGGCGCGGTGTCCGTCATGCGTGAGGACGTCCCCGAGTCGCTGCTCACCGCCGAGCAGGCACTCGACCAGGCCCCGAAGCAGGACCAGGACCGCTTCCAGGTCCCGCGGATCCTGGGCGAGTAG
- the ilvA gene encoding threonine ammonia-lyase, biosynthetic gives MAKTSAQYLRDIVAAPVYRAAKHTSIETMDGLSERIHNRVLVKREDQQPVHSFKLRGAFNRMSQLTDCAGVITASAGNHAQGVALSGQVLGIRSVIVMPVTTPSIKVDAVRGFGGEVVLHGENFDAAQGKAIELARLENLEYVPPFDNEAVIAGQGTIGLEIFQSGETVDRVFVPVGGGGLAAGVAVLLKELDPSIQVIGVEPEESACLTAALEAGEPVTLDHVSLFAEGVAVKTIGTETFRLCRQYLDDVITVSSDEISAAIKDLFDDTRAIAEPAGATSLAGLKKYVAANDIRDETLVNVLSGANLNFHTLRYISERAELGEGGEGIFAVSIPEEQGAFLRFCQVLDGRMVTEFNYRVDDRSAGQKDGHSARIFVGVQLKEGAAERKAIAGALVDAGYDVVDLSDDEVAKEHVRYMVGGVPPRFVDERVFSFEFPEHPGALIRFLDVLGTRWNITAFHYRSQGMDYGRVLAAFEEAGSAEFVSHLAELAYPFTEITDDPSYRLFLAPASAE, from the coding sequence ATGGCAAAGACTTCGGCACAGTACCTCCGTGACATCGTCGCGGCTCCCGTCTACCGGGCCGCGAAGCACACCTCCATTGAGACGATGGACGGGCTGTCGGAGCGAATTCACAACCGGGTGCTGGTCAAGCGCGAGGACCAGCAGCCGGTGCACAGTTTCAAGCTGCGCGGCGCCTTCAACCGCATGTCCCAGCTCACCGACTGCGCCGGTGTGATCACCGCCTCCGCCGGCAACCACGCACAGGGTGTGGCTCTGTCCGGCCAGGTCCTCGGTATCCGGTCCGTCATCGTCATGCCGGTCACCACCCCGTCGATCAAGGTGGACGCCGTCCGCGGATTCGGGGGAGAGGTGGTCCTCCACGGGGAGAACTTCGACGCCGCCCAGGGCAAGGCCATCGAACTCGCGCGCCTGGAGAACCTCGAGTACGTCCCGCCGTTCGACAATGAGGCGGTCATCGCCGGGCAGGGCACCATCGGCCTGGAGATCTTCCAGTCCGGGGAGACCGTCGACCGCGTGTTCGTCCCCGTCGGCGGCGGCGGACTCGCAGCAGGAGTGGCCGTGCTGCTCAAGGAACTCGACCCGTCGATCCAGGTCATCGGTGTGGAGCCGGAGGAGTCCGCCTGCCTCACCGCCGCCCTGGAAGCGGGCGAACCGGTCACGCTCGACCACGTCAGCCTCTTCGCCGAGGGGGTCGCGGTCAAGACCATCGGGACCGAGACGTTCCGGCTGTGCCGGCAGTACCTCGATGACGTCATCACCGTCAGCTCCGACGAGATCAGTGCGGCGATCAAGGACCTCTTCGATGACACGCGTGCCATCGCCGAACCCGCGGGCGCGACGTCGCTGGCCGGGCTGAAGAAGTATGTCGCCGCCAACGACATCCGCGACGAGACGCTGGTGAACGTCCTTTCCGGAGCGAACCTCAACTTCCACACCCTGCGCTACATTTCGGAGCGCGCCGAGCTCGGTGAGGGCGGCGAGGGGATCTTCGCCGTCAGCATCCCCGAGGAACAGGGGGCCTTCCTGCGTTTCTGCCAGGTCCTCGACGGTCGGATGGTCACCGAGTTCAACTACCGGGTCGACGACCGCAGTGCCGGCCAGAAGGACGGGCACAGCGCGCGGATCTTCGTCGGTGTCCAGCTCAAGGAGGGGGCGGCCGAGCGCAAGGCCATCGCCGGAGCACTGGTCGACGCCGGCTACGACGTCGTCGACCTCTCCGACGACGAGGTGGCCAAGGAACACGTCCGCTACATGGTCGGTGGCGTGCCGCCGCGGTTCGTCGACGAGCGGGTGTTCTCCTTCGAGTTCCCGGAGCACCCCGGTGCCCTCATCCGGTTCCTCGACGTCCTCGGCACCCGGTGGAACATCACCGCGTTCCACTACCGCAGTCAGGGCATGGACTACGGTCGGGTGCTCGCCGCGTTCGAGGAGGCCGGCAGTGCCGAGTTCGTCTCCCACCTCGCGGAACTGGCCTACCCGTTCACCGAGATCACCGACGACCCCTCCTACCGGCTGTTCCTGGCCCCGGCGTCCGCGGAGTAG
- a CDS encoding MFS transporter yields MTDADNPTDTRADNSRYPSLPLPEPQAWKALIALCTGFFMILLDQTIVAVATPEFQDHLDADYNSVIWVTSVYLLTFAVPLLVTGRLGDRFGPKNVYCVGMVIFTLSSLWCGLSGSIEMLIAARAVQGLGAALLTPQTMAVINRIFARDRRGAALGVWGATASLSTLSGPILGGLITEYVGWEWIFFVNVPIGVISVLAVTRWVPQLQTTTRPIDPLSIILSVAAVFFLVFALQQGEKEDWTWWIWVMVAAAVVLFGWFVRQQVVAEDRGRDPLMPLSLFKVRNFSLGNIGITAMGFTVASIPLPFTMYYQQVHGLDPLGAGLMMIPQAGTSLILSPIVGRMSDRLSARRLGAFGFAAVFVGIIGMTVVMSSGTSYWWTVIPLIVLGVGNSFVWAPNSASTMRDLELHQMGTGSGVYNQTRQLGSVLGAATVGALIQWRIVATDPGSAFGQAILAPAVVILLGVVTSLLSRDSDLSTPARP; encoded by the coding sequence GTGACTGACGCCGACAACCCCACCGACACCCGGGCGGACAACTCCCGGTACCCCTCACTTCCGCTGCCCGAACCGCAGGCGTGGAAGGCGCTCATCGCGCTGTGCACGGGTTTCTTCATGATCCTGCTCGACCAGACGATCGTGGCGGTGGCGACCCCGGAGTTCCAGGACCATCTCGACGCCGACTACAACTCGGTCATCTGGGTCACCTCGGTCTACCTGCTCACCTTCGCCGTCCCGCTGCTCGTCACCGGACGCCTCGGCGACCGCTTCGGCCCCAAGAACGTCTACTGCGTGGGCATGGTGATCTTCACCCTCTCCTCGCTGTGGTGCGGCCTGTCCGGCAGCATCGAGATGCTCATCGCCGCCCGTGCGGTCCAGGGACTGGGTGCGGCGCTGCTCACCCCGCAGACCATGGCCGTGATCAACCGCATCTTCGCGCGCGACCGGCGCGGTGCAGCCCTCGGCGTCTGGGGTGCCACGGCCAGCCTGTCGACACTGTCCGGCCCCATCCTCGGCGGACTGATCACCGAGTACGTCGGCTGGGAGTGGATCTTCTTCGTCAATGTGCCGATCGGCGTCATCTCCGTGCTGGCGGTGACCCGGTGGGTGCCGCAGCTGCAGACCACCACCCGGCCCATCGACCCGCTGTCCATCATCCTGTCGGTCGCCGCCGTGTTCTTCCTCGTGTTCGCCCTGCAGCAGGGCGAGAAGGAGGACTGGACCTGGTGGATCTGGGTGATGGTCGCCGCCGCCGTCGTCCTGTTCGGCTGGTTCGTCCGACAGCAGGTCGTCGCCGAGGACCGTGGCAGAGACCCGCTGATGCCGCTGAGCCTGTTCAAGGTGCGCAACTTCAGCCTCGGCAACATCGGCATCACGGCCATGGGCTTCACCGTGGCGTCCATCCCCCTGCCGTTCACGATGTACTACCAGCAGGTCCACGGGCTGGACCCGCTGGGCGCCGGCCTGATGATGATCCCGCAGGCCGGTACCTCGCTGATCCTGTCGCCGATCGTCGGCCGGATGAGTGACCGGCTCAGCGCCCGCCGCCTCGGTGCCTTCGGCTTCGCCGCCGTCTTCGTCGGCATCATCGGGATGACCGTGGTCATGTCCTCGGGAACCTCCTACTGGTGGACGGTGATCCCCCTGATCGTCCTCGGTGTGGGCAACTCGTTCGTGTGGGCGCCGAACTCCGCCTCGACGATGCGGGACCTGGAACTGCACCAGATGGGCACCGGCTCCGGTGTCTACAACCAGACCCGTCAGCTCGGCTCGGTGCTGGGCGCGGCGACCGTCGGCGCACTCATCCAGTGGCGGATCGTGGCGACCGACCCCGGCTCCGCCTTCGGCCAGGCGATCCTGGCCCCGGCGGTGGTCATCCTGCTCGGCGTGGTGACCAGCCTGCTGTCCCGGGACAGTGACCTGAGCACCCCGGCGCGGCCGTAA
- a CDS encoding 3'-5' exonuclease, with the protein MTTTPRFDPGHMLSFDLETTGPDPMTARIVTSALITIKGPNRDDLELLADPGVEIPEGATKVHGITTEYAREHGRPHDEVLAETIERIRRGWQEGATLIVYNACYDLTVLRQLEPTFAVDGPVVDPLVIDKAVDRYRKGGRRLTQVCEHYGVSLDNAHEASADAVAAARIAWKLARAYPDKLTGVSADQLMLDQATWYYEQQTGLREYFEKSGKPERAATVNTSWPLQL; encoded by the coding sequence ATGACGACGACACCCCGGTTCGACCCCGGCCACATGCTCAGTTTCGACCTGGAGACCACCGGCCCCGACCCGATGACCGCACGCATCGTGACCAGCGCGCTCATCACCATCAAGGGACCGAACCGCGACGACCTGGAGCTGCTCGCCGACCCCGGCGTGGAGATTCCCGAAGGCGCCACGAAGGTCCACGGCATCACCACCGAGTACGCCCGGGAACACGGCCGGCCGCACGACGAGGTCCTCGCCGAGACCATCGAACGCATCCGCCGCGGCTGGCAGGAGGGGGCCACCCTCATCGTCTACAACGCCTGTTACGACCTCACCGTGCTGCGGCAGCTGGAGCCGACCTTCGCCGTCGACGGCCCGGTCGTCGACCCGCTGGTGATCGACAAGGCGGTGGACCGCTACCGCAAGGGCGGCCGTCGGCTCACCCAGGTCTGCGAACACTACGGGGTCAGCCTCGACAACGCCCATGAGGCGTCGGCGGACGCGGTCGCGGCCGCGAGGATCGCCTGGAAACTCGCCCGCGCCTACCCCGACAAACTCACCGGAGTCAGCGCCGACCAGCTCATGCTCGACCAGGCCACCTGGTACTACGAGCAGCAGACCGGGCTCCGGGAGTACTTCGAGAAGAGCGGCAAGCCGGAGCGTGCGGCGACCGTGAACACCTCCTGGCCACTGCAGCTGTGA
- a CDS encoding NUDIX domain-containing protein has product MATQEIHGDGWAVGADGVRRWGTLGAAGLFLTTAEDGVTLLLVQHRAMWTNFGGTWGIPGGAIDTGETAVEAALRETMEETGVDPSDVTTGEAVVTARAPLDHVLRRVPLTEAELPLADAVTSAVAGGATLFDAVRGHRLTHPETGYPLVATLQGDLCWEVPDDTVPEWTYTTVLCTADHPLELNPTAESADLAWCPLDEVAELNLLPPFREALPGLIARLGS; this is encoded by the coding sequence ATGGCAACACAGGAGATCCACGGTGACGGCTGGGCCGTCGGAGCGGACGGCGTCCGGCGCTGGGGCACCCTCGGAGCGGCCGGACTGTTCCTGACCACCGCGGAGGACGGTGTCACCCTGCTGCTCGTCCAGCACCGGGCGATGTGGACCAACTTCGGCGGCACCTGGGGCATCCCCGGCGGCGCGATCGACACCGGCGAGACCGCCGTCGAGGCCGCGCTGCGCGAGACCATGGAGGAGACCGGCGTGGACCCGTCCGACGTGACCACCGGTGAGGCGGTCGTCACCGCCCGGGCCCCGCTCGACCATGTCCTGCGCCGCGTGCCGCTCACCGAGGCCGAACTGCCGCTGGCGGACGCCGTGACCTCGGCCGTGGCAGGGGGAGCCACGCTCTTCGACGCCGTCCGGGGTCACCGCCTGACCCACCCGGAGACCGGCTATCCGCTCGTCGCCACCCTGCAGGGTGACCTGTGCTGGGAGGTGCCCGACGACACGGTCCCGGAATGGACCTACACCACCGTGCTGTGCACCGCCGACCACCCGCTGGAACTCAACCCCACCGCGGAGAGCGCCGACCTGGCCTGGTGCCCGCTCGACGAGGTCGCCGAACTCAACCTGCTCCCGCCGTTCCGCGAGGCGCTGCCGGGACTGATCGCCCGGCTGGGTTCCTGA
- a CDS encoding endonuclease domain-containing protein, translating to MGENNTNPAWELPQDIIDALNEGRYTPGWGPWYCTRILPVMMPRRRKDLLAGGVTRRTLDRDYVTLTRGIVVPAAEIPDSGEDRGVYGACGVLRARAFHVLYPDRIVAGWQAAALHGLPYWADSAPVLMLSLTAAPSGSHRTTVAAEHPYRVAVRRPPENFDVDRDTVTPDPVCPAMRVVTVPVALAQCVRSVLSGHHIWQVPEVPGLTDREIRAVQLIDAFVQCTTVTAGEFAYAAKGLVSRRQVRKLTGLACRGAESPRETLLRLYVRALLPAGYRWRTQVAVRYRDIRSDGSERIRTTYLDLGCPELKVGLYYDGGHHAGAGQTDRDFAQLQDLRDEQWTVVRIDKDLMKNVRKMLTQVSTVIGMAVQAGDRGAGDAGDGTE from the coding sequence ATGGGGGAGAACAACACCAATCCGGCATGGGAACTGCCGCAGGACATCATCGACGCACTGAATGAGGGGCGCTACACGCCCGGGTGGGGACCCTGGTACTGCACCAGAATCCTCCCGGTGATGATGCCTCGGCGTCGGAAGGATCTGCTGGCCGGGGGTGTGACCAGGAGGACCCTCGACCGGGACTACGTCACGCTCACCCGCGGGATCGTCGTTCCCGCCGCCGAGATCCCGGATTCCGGTGAAGATCGTGGCGTTTACGGTGCCTGCGGTGTGCTCCGGGCGCGGGCGTTCCACGTTCTCTACCCGGACCGTATCGTCGCGGGCTGGCAGGCGGCGGCGCTCCACGGGCTGCCCTACTGGGCCGATTCGGCCCCGGTCCTCATGCTCAGTCTCACCGCTGCGCCCTCCGGGTCACACCGGACGACTGTAGCGGCGGAGCACCCGTACCGGGTGGCGGTACGGCGGCCACCGGAGAACTTCGACGTCGACCGGGACACGGTCACCCCGGACCCGGTGTGTCCGGCGATGCGGGTCGTGACAGTTCCGGTCGCGCTGGCGCAGTGTGTCCGTTCCGTATTGTCGGGCCACCATATCTGGCAGGTGCCGGAAGTCCCCGGCCTGACGGACAGGGAGATCCGTGCCGTCCAACTCATCGACGCCTTCGTGCAGTGCACGACGGTGACGGCCGGGGAGTTCGCCTACGCAGCGAAAGGACTGGTCTCACGGCGGCAGGTCAGGAAGCTCACCGGTCTGGCATGTCGGGGTGCGGAATCACCGCGGGAGACGCTGCTCCGGCTCTACGTCCGGGCGCTGCTTCCGGCCGGGTACCGCTGGCGCACCCAGGTCGCGGTCCGGTACCGCGACATCCGCAGTGACGGTAGTGAGCGGATCCGGACAACCTATCTTGACCTGGGTTGTCCCGAGCTGAAGGTGGGGCTGTACTACGACGGCGGACACCACGCCGGTGCAGGGCAGACGGACCGGGATTTTGCGCAGTTGCAGGATCTGCGTGACGAGCAGTGGACGGTGGTCCGGATCGACAAGGACCTCATGAAGAATGTCAGGAAGATGCTCACCCAGGTCAGCACGGTGATCGGAATGGCGGTTCAAGCCGGTGACCGCGGCGCCGGAGATGCCGGTGACGGCACGGAGTGA